One stretch of Roseibium sp. HPY-6 DNA includes these proteins:
- a CDS encoding D-alanine--D-alanine ligase produces MAKKHVAVLMGGWVNERPVSLTSGRECADALEEAGYKVTRVDVDRNISAVLQKLKPDVAFNALHGPFGEDGCVQGILEFLNIPYTHSGVMASSLAMHKIKAKAVMQAAGIPVTHDIIVNRHNIQREHPMEPPYVLKPINEGSSFGVLIVKEDQEFPPQELSRADWPYPDVLMCEKFIDGRELTCAVMDDKALGVIDIVPMGHSFYDYDAKYVEGGSKHILPAKISPIVYQTIETLAVKAHQALGCRGVSRADFRFDEREDGTGELICLEVNTQPGMTPTSLVPEMAAHKGMSFKDLVSWMVEDASCCR; encoded by the coding sequence ATGGCCAAGAAACACGTTGCCGTCCTCATGGGCGGTTGGGTCAACGAGCGTCCCGTCAGCCTGACAAGCGGCCGCGAATGCGCGGATGCCCTTGAAGAGGCCGGCTATAAGGTCACCCGGGTGGATGTGGACCGGAACATTTCCGCCGTTCTTCAAAAACTGAAGCCGGATGTCGCCTTCAATGCCTTGCATGGCCCCTTCGGCGAAGACGGCTGCGTACAGGGAATTTTAGAATTTCTTAATATTCCCTACACCCACTCCGGAGTGATGGCTTCAAGCCTTGCGATGCACAAGATCAAGGCCAAGGCAGTGATGCAGGCAGCCGGAATCCCGGTCACCCATGACATTATTGTGAATCGCCATAACATCCAGCGCGAGCACCCCATGGAGCCGCCGTATGTTCTGAAACCGATCAATGAAGGGTCGAGCTTCGGTGTCCTGATTGTCAAGGAAGATCAAGAGTTTCCGCCGCAAGAGCTGAGCAGGGCAGACTGGCCTTATCCCGATGTCTTGATGTGCGAAAAGTTTATCGACGGCCGGGAGCTCACCTGCGCTGTCATGGATGACAAGGCGCTCGGGGTGATCGACATCGTGCCGATGGGCCACAGCTTCTACGATTATGATGCAAAATATGTTGAAGGCGGTTCAAAACACATTCTTCCTGCAAAAATTTCACCGATTGTTTACCAAACCATAGAGACACTAGCGGTTAAGGCGCATCAGGCTTTGGGATGCCGAGGTGTTTCCCGGGCCGATTTCCGATTCGATGAACGCGAAGACGGGACCGGAGAACTGATTTGCCTTGAAGTGAACACGCAACCAGGCATGACGCCCACCTCTCTTGTGCCGGAAATGGCGGCCCATAAGGGGATGAGTTTCAAGGATCTGGTCAGTTGGATGGTTGAGGACGCGAGTTGCTGTCGCTAG
- a CDS encoding cell division protein FtsQ/DivIB: MTPLEAELAPRGRGVSRLHRQPVWRSAGRLADLPRWTGSAAALGFLTLTIGYGIVIGGHGRIVSDALLSAAGFGIEAVKLSGQREINEFQILEALEIHEGTSLALFDAVGARERLNAMAWVKAASVMKLYPSTLQIKIEEKIPYALWQRGELVSIVNEAGDVITDDVDGRYANLLLVVNHGAQRRAVEINTALESVPELRPRVRAAFLISDRRWDLQLENGISIRLPEQNIEAALADLVGMDEDSGLLSRDIVAIDMRLADRVTVRLSDEAAEQRKIMTGGRNRSGNTEQDT; this comes from the coding sequence ATGACCCCGCTGGAGGCTGAACTGGCCCCGCGCGGACGGGGTGTGTCGCGTTTGCACCGGCAGCCCGTATGGCGGTCGGCCGGGCGGCTTGCCGACCTGCCGCGGTGGACCGGTTCTGCTGCTGCGCTTGGTTTCTTAACCTTAACAATTGGTTATGGAATAGTCATAGGCGGTCATGGCCGGATTGTCTCCGATGCCCTGCTGTCTGCTGCGGGGTTCGGCATTGAAGCTGTGAAGCTTTCCGGGCAACGCGAGATCAACGAATTTCAGATCCTCGAAGCTTTGGAAATCCACGAGGGGACATCGCTTGCGCTTTTTGATGCTGTTGGCGCGCGCGAGCGGCTCAACGCGATGGCCTGGGTCAAAGCTGCGTCCGTGATGAAGCTCTATCCGAGCACCTTGCAGATCAAGATCGAGGAGAAAATCCCCTATGCGCTCTGGCAGCGTGGGGAGCTGGTCTCAATCGTTAACGAAGCTGGTGACGTAATCACCGACGATGTCGACGGGCGCTACGCCAATCTGCTGCTTGTGGTCAATCACGGTGCGCAGCGCCGGGCCGTCGAGATCAATACCGCGCTTGAAAGTGTGCCGGAACTGCGCCCGCGGGTGCGGGCCGCGTTTCTGATCAGCGACCGGCGCTGGGACCTACAACTGGAAAACGGGATATCGATCCGCTTGCCGGAACAGAATATCGAAGCTGCACTTGCCGACCTTGTCGGAATGGATGAAGACAGCGGATTGCTGTCGCGCGATATCGTAGCCATCGACATGCGCCTGGCGGACCGGGTCACGGTGCGCCTTTCTGACGAAGCGGCCGAGCAGCGCAAGATCATGACCGGCGGACGCAACCGCTCCGGCAACACGGAGCAGGACACTTGA
- the murC gene encoding UDP-N-acetylmuramate--L-alanine ligase: MKMPQDIGPVHFVGIGGIGMSGIAEVLKTLGYQVQGSDMAENANVQRLRSHGIPVAVGHAPENLGEAEVLVVSSAIKKDNPELVAAREKLIPVVRRAEMLAELMRFKQAIAVGGTHGKTTTTSMVAALLDAGNLDPTVINGGIINAYGTNARMGGGDWMVVEADESDGTFVKLPADIAIVTNIDPEHLDHYGDFDGVKAAFRQFVENVPFYGFAVMCLDHPEVQTMVGTIEDRRVVTYGTNPQADVRFTDVSMDGGTSTFSVAIRDRRTEEVVELKDLVLPMPGLHNVSNATAAIAIASQLGVGPEDVKKGISAFGGVKRRFTHTGTVDGVQIFDDYGHHPVEIKAVLHAARESTQGNVIAIMQPHRYTRLHSLFDDFSNCFNDADTVIIAPVYAAGEQPIEGASHTDLVSGMKTRGHRQVLSIDSPEELPGLIKDIAQPGDFVICLGAGNITQWAYALPKQLEAL; this comes from the coding sequence ATGAAAATGCCGCAGGACATAGGACCGGTCCATTTCGTCGGAATTGGGGGTATCGGCATGAGCGGCATTGCAGAAGTGCTGAAGACCCTTGGCTATCAGGTCCAGGGATCGGACATGGCTGAAAATGCCAACGTTCAACGTCTCCGGTCACATGGTATCCCGGTTGCTGTCGGTCATGCGCCGGAAAACCTGGGCGAGGCGGAAGTTCTCGTCGTGTCGTCTGCTATCAAGAAGGATAATCCTGAACTCGTTGCTGCACGGGAAAAACTAATCCCTGTCGTGCGCAGGGCCGAGATGCTGGCCGAGCTGATGCGATTCAAGCAGGCGATTGCTGTCGGCGGAACGCACGGGAAGACAACAACCACATCCATGGTCGCTGCCTTGCTTGATGCCGGCAACCTCGATCCGACTGTCATCAACGGCGGCATAATCAATGCCTACGGAACCAATGCCCGCATGGGCGGCGGGGACTGGATGGTCGTAGAGGCGGATGAAAGCGACGGGACCTTCGTCAAGCTTCCGGCGGACATTGCCATCGTTACGAATATCGATCCGGAGCATCTCGATCACTACGGTGACTTTGATGGCGTCAAGGCAGCCTTCCGGCAATTTGTCGAAAACGTTCCGTTTTATGGATTCGCTGTCATGTGTCTCGATCATCCCGAGGTTCAGACCATGGTCGGGACGATCGAGGACCGGCGCGTTGTGACCTACGGCACCAACCCGCAGGCCGACGTTCGCTTCACCGATGTCTCCATGGATGGCGGCACGTCCACGTTTTCGGTTGCCATTCGCGACCGGCGTACAGAAGAAGTCGTGGAACTGAAAGATCTGGTTTTGCCCATGCCCGGGCTGCACAATGTTTCCAATGCCACGGCCGCGATTGCCATTGCCTCGCAGCTGGGTGTCGGACCGGAAGACGTGAAAAAAGGCATTTCCGCGTTCGGAGGCGTAAAGCGCCGCTTCACGCACACCGGGACTGTAGACGGTGTGCAGATATTCGACGACTACGGCCATCATCCGGTGGAAATCAAGGCGGTCCTTCACGCCGCGCGCGAGTCGACGCAAGGCAATGTCATCGCAATCATGCAGCCTCATAGGTATACGCGTCTTCACAGTCTTTTCGATGACTTTTCCAACTGTTTCAACGATGCCGACACGGTCATTATCGCTCCGGTTTACGCAGCCGGTGAACAACCCATCGAGGGTGCAAGCCACACCGATCTGGTTTCGGGTATGAAAACCCGAGGCCACCGGCAAGTTCTGTCCATAGACAGTCCGGAAGAACTGCCGGGCCTGATCAAGGACATCGCGCAGCCGGGTGATTTCGTCATTTGTCTTGGTGCCGGCAACATCACGCAGTGGGCCTATGCCCTGCCAAAACAGCTTGAAGCGCTGTGA
- the murB gene encoding UDP-N-acetylmuramate dehydrogenase, which translates to MIYPDLLAEYPDLLEGTRGKLTANQPLSAVTWFRTGGPAQLLFQPADEDDLAAFLRKLPAHVPILPVGLGSNLLVRDGGLEGVVIRLSAKGFGAIEQVGENRLKAGAAVPDKRLAEAAAKAGLGGFAFYTGIPGGLGGALRMNAGAHGTETRERMVELTALDRHGERHFLSNSDMGYAYRHSSASRDLIFTGAVFEGIRQDEASIRQEMADVVAHREKAQPIREKTGGSTFKNPPGSSAWREVDAAGCRGLTVGGAQMSEMHCNFMINTGSATGHDLELLGETVRARVLKHSGIRLEWEIKRLGRFGETGTVEPFLGQEGEAA; encoded by the coding sequence ATGATTTATCCCGACCTTCTCGCTGAATATCCGGACCTCTTAGAAGGAACTCGCGGCAAGCTGACCGCCAATCAGCCCTTGTCAGCGGTGACCTGGTTTCGAACCGGTGGACCGGCGCAGCTGCTGTTCCAGCCGGCCGACGAGGACGATCTTGCGGCCTTTCTGAGGAAACTGCCTGCTCATGTTCCCATCCTGCCAGTCGGACTTGGTTCCAACCTCCTGGTTCGCGATGGTGGGCTGGAAGGGGTTGTCATCCGTCTCAGCGCAAAAGGTTTTGGTGCTATAGAACAAGTTGGTGAAAACCGCCTCAAGGCCGGTGCCGCGGTTCCGGACAAGCGGCTCGCCGAAGCGGCGGCGAAGGCAGGGCTAGGCGGTTTTGCCTTCTACACCGGCATTCCCGGAGGCTTGGGTGGCGCCTTGCGTATGAACGCGGGGGCGCACGGAACGGAAACCCGCGAGCGCATGGTCGAGCTGACAGCCCTGGACCGGCATGGCGAGAGACATTTTCTGAGCAACAGCGACATGGGATACGCGTACCGTCACTCGTCGGCCTCGCGTGATCTGATTTTTACCGGAGCTGTTTTTGAAGGCATCCGGCAGGACGAAGCGTCAATTCGGCAGGAAATGGCAGATGTTGTCGCACACAGGGAAAAGGCTCAGCCAATCCGGGAAAAGACCGGAGGTTCGACCTTCAAGAACCCACCCGGCAGCTCTGCCTGGAGGGAAGTCGATGCGGCGGGATGCAGGGGCCTGACCGTCGGCGGCGCCCAGATGTCCGAAATGCACTGCAACTTTATGATCAACACCGGATCGGCAACGGGTCACGATTTGGAGCTGCTCGGGGAAACGGTGCGTGCGCGTGTTCTGAAGCACAGCGGTATTCGTCTGGAATGGGAAATCAAACGGCTTGGGCGTTTCGGCGAGACCGGAACGGTTGAGCCGTTTCTGGGACAGGAAGGGGAGGCCGCGTAA